The Rosa rugosa chromosome 3, drRosRugo1.1, whole genome shotgun sequence sequence gatgagacagtcttcccgtcgttagggggagataagaacataaatgttcaacaggaatgacaggaattgtcgtggtctgtccccactctgtctcatcttgatccccgaaccgcacagtccgaaattgaagtgaggagaattctcgatcttcagaacgtagcagaatcgatgcctgatgcgttttctgatatcgctaaagtgacgagatcacacatacatgctgcaaacgtgcctgcaaggattgatgtccctaaaattagaggacatgacgccatctcaagggcaactgagcatggcgccaacgttccCTCTcatagtgatggtgacgttgtggctagggcACACGGCTCCtaccaggaagcgcgggaggcccataggttcgatggattctcgcccaagaaagaaagcgagtttggcacagaataatccattaatcatcgatgtaaataatccatctcatgagaatattccggattatggttatgttcaagagacatcattgggggacgctccaatgtcagaaccaactccagagaatagagagatctccatgaattacactagtgtacatgagatgatggatagaaattctatggcaattgatgatgcatttgcatatcatgttgcaaaaggaattatagaatatgatgatatcgaacctcgctctgtcgaagaatgtcaacgaagagcggattggcctaaatggaaagatgtgatccaggctgaatttgattcactaacaaagagacaggtgtTTGGGCccataacgcagacaccccctaatgtaaaacctgttggccataaatgggtctttgttagaaagcgtaatgagaaaaatgaggtggttaaatataaagcccgcctcgtggcgcaaggtttctcacaacgccctggaatcgactacgaggagacgtactctcccgtaatggacgtaaTAACGTTCTGCTACCTAGTCAGTTTgatagtttccgaaaaacttgacatgcagcttatggatgtggttacaacatatctctatggggatctagattcagagatatatataaaggttccagatggacttaaattacccaaatcaagtggctctaaaccacggagcgcgttttcaataagattaaaacgctcactatttggattaaaacaatccggacggatgtggtataaccgtctaagtgactacttgattgggaagagatatattaataatgaaatatgcccatgcgtgttcattaaaagaacaagttccggatttgcaatcgtagcagtttatgtcgatgacatgaacctaattggatctctagatgagttaaaggaaactgctaaatacttgaaatccaaatttgagatgaaagatcttgggaaaacatggttttgtctcggtttagaactcgagcaccgtagtgatgggattttgatccagcAGTCCGCATATACTTAGAAAATCTTAAGGCGCTTTAacgaagataaagcgaagcctgtgagtactctcatgatcggccgtagtcttgagcccggaaaagatccgtttcacccaaaggatgaggacgaagaatcactagaggccgaagtgccctatttaagtgcaataggcgcattattgtacttagctcaatgcacaagaccggacatctcattcgcagtgaacttgttagctcgacatagctctgcgccaacacgccgccattggattggtgtaaagacaatctttcgatacctaagaggtacgattgatatgggcctattctatccctacagagagaaaaggaatgacggaaatttgggatcggacccTAAGAGGCAAAATGCCACAGTCCAAAGTAttgccgccggccatgttgccggcGCCGGCGCCGTccagggtggccggcctcatcctactcccctccatcaaaacgacaatgatgttttgatgggttttgctgatgcagggtacctctctgaccctcacaaaggtcgctctcaaacgggttatgtctttaccatgggaagcactgcgatatcttggaggtctaaaaaacagacccttgttgtcacttcctcaaatcatgcaaagattattgctctacatgaagccgtgcgtgaatgtatatggctaaggtctgtaattagacatattcaaggaagttgtggtttgaagtctaccacggatgaacctacatgcatttatgaggataatgcagcttgtattgaacaaatgaagttaggtttcatcaagggcgacaacaccaagcacatatcgcctaagttcttctataatcagcaacaacaatcacttctaaagattgaagtgaatcaaatccgatcagaagataatgtagcggacttattcactaagtcgttacctaaattcacattcgagaaacatgtgaagagcaccGGATTGAgagaactcccatgattgtagcaatcagggggagatatcgacatcagggggagttatatatgatgtctacatgttcaatctcgaagagtgaaggacgtgttgtgctctttttgtccttcaaccatgattatttttgtcccacagggtttttgttacttggcaaggtttttaacgaggcaacggatgaagcgtcaccaccaagtttgagcggcacaagggggagtgttgaaggaaaatcgacttagtgtgccttatcaaactaggagtagtaataggagagaatgttctagatttcctagtcctattcggatTAGTTTTCGTTGTAACATTAAagcatgtactttgtaatccctatatatagcgctcctattctcaataatgatatacacaattctctcatcaatctctctcaaatctaTTATCCTTAAATAGGAATAAGTACAATACAACGTTATTTAGTTGTTGTACGAGTAATTCGGTTTctaatcgatttttattttcgaaacaaatgTTATTTAAGGGGTcgtgaaaattgactttttatacgttcggaatttgggaaaacttcttTCACGAAAGTAAGTAAGTAACGGCGTGCAAGTAAAGTTGGTCATTTCCACTCTCTGAacaaatttaaataaatttttaaaactTGATCGAGAGTGCCACGTTGATCGTTTTATTATAGTGTATTTGATCCTAAACCCTAACTTTCTAGACATGCATACAATTTTGCATCACAGTTTAATAAGATTCCTAACAAATCAAACGAATCCAGAGTTTACTTCAGAGTACTGCAAAGTTGATTTTCTTGCTTTTGTGACCTTTCCTCAGGTTCAAGAAGAGTGCATTGAAACCATGCGGGTCAAAAGCTCCATGGTCAAACAAATCCTAGCTAGGTGAATATGAGAGTCTGTTGTTACTGGCAAAGATTTATTTACAGCTGTAACATCATGTCGATCGGTTTAATTTTCTGGAGAGTGTTGGGTGGAGGATTAAATTAAGGGCGTGGATATCTATCTGCTAATAGTTGATGGATGAATGCGTGTTTCGATGGAGACTAAATTAGCAGATGAACAAAGCTGATCCAGCTATTTGCTTTGCTCAGACTACGGTCTCGCTAGGCATGCAGGAGTAGTCTTTGAAATTACGAGATTTATTATCCCCCAAGAAAATTACAATTTGGGCCAACTAATTAACAACCTCGAAATGGTTTAGTCTAAGCCTTTGTATTACCTTATTTGAATATGAAAGTTTTGTAGTATTCTTGATCGGTATGATTGAATTTGGAACAGTTCCGGTACCTGGTATGGCCAGAATGAGGATGAGTTTGACTGCTGGGATGCAAATCATGCAATTGGATCCTACTAGAAGCACTACACGAATAAGAGTCTTCGGGTTGAGGCAATAGAGATCTCTGGAGTTTCAATAGTGCTCTACAGTACTGGAGCCGGGAGCCATTAGATTAATCATTCTTTGCAGTATATATCACTCACAATATGAGACAAAGAgaaactaaaaagaaataaaaaagtctCTCTAATTCTGTGCTTTTCAAGCTGAAATATGAAGTAAATGCAAGAGTTGGCTGTAAAGTGTGGGAGGATCTGGTGTAGGTATGGTGGTCCCTGTTAGCTTGCAGTGCAGTGCAGTGGTGCAGGAATTGAAGAAGATGGACAGAGAAAACGtttgtttttttctctcttGGTATGCTCAACTTACATTTATATTGCTGAACAAGATAAGCTAACCATCATTCACCATCAGCAGTCTTGAACTAGACCCAATGTTACCAATTAGTCTCACATACATTGAAGCAAAACCAATTCAATTACTTCCTGCTCTGATATCTACCCTGCATGATAAGCAAGCAACATAATACATGTTGATTTCAATCAATTTGAAATCATCGAAAAGCCAACTACGAATTCCTGGATTGCTGATTATTTTCAATATGAATCCCGATCAAAAGAATTTGTTTTCACACTGTTTCGGAGACAGAAGTAATGGGAAAAATTGGATTCATCTGTCAACTGTTGTTTGAATAGTGACTTTGTATAGTTGTATGATACATAGAATGATAATGGAATAAGCAGGCTtcacttgcatgtttttgtACAAACTATAGTACATGCAATATGAAGAAATATCCCAGCTATTATCATTTGCCAATTCTGTAGATCAACTTGGAAGTGAAGAAAACAATCATattcttgattcaactctgatTTATCCGTTTATGTGATGAAAATTTGAGCATATACTGTTTCAGGAACTCATCTCTCGCACACTTTCTCGCACTCTTCTGCTTGAATAGCagctgaaaaataaaaacacttCCAGCAGCTCTTTTGGCATGCAATGATAACACCAGCAGGAATGAATTCAAGACCCGATTGTCAAGACTGAAATATAATGTACAATCGTCACCAGAAATCGCCACAAGAACATTTTCCATCCTCGAAATGATGAAATCTATTAGCATCCCTAACTACAAGCACCCGCCTAAAAACTTTGGAAACTAGTTTAGTAAAAGTATGGCAATCCATACAAACCCGCAGGTTCTTTGTGATTCGAATAGGAGTTCCCTCAGGAATCTTAAGTAGACCATATGCAATGGCTAACCTTTCACTATGTCCATAAAGCATCTgaattttctcttcttcttctacattCTGCAACACACATTTAGTTTGAGCCACATAGCCTGCTTCCCTTTCTAATGTCTCGGTTATTTGAGCTAACTTTTGGTAAATTTCATTGGACTGAGGATGAGACTTATCCCTAGCCGTGAATGTATGAACTTTTTTTCCTGCCTCAATCCAACTACATCCTGGATTTTTCTTCAACCCAATTACCTTCATTTTGATCCTCACTTCTTCTACATGTTCCCATCTTCCCCTAGCAGCAAAGATATTCGACACAAGCACATAATTTCCTGGATTCTTGGTGCCCAACTCTAAGATCTTCTTTGCAGCAATTTCTTCTAATCCTTTGTTAGAATGAACTCGGCAAGCCCCAAGAAGAGCACACCATACTTCAGCAGTAGGTTGACTTTCCATGCTATTGACAAAATGATACGCCTCTTCCAATCGATTGGCACGTCCAAGAAGATCAACCATGCAAGCAAAATGTTCTGGCCAGGGGTCTAATTGATACTCATGTATCATGATTTCAAATAGTCCTTTACCCTCATCAATCAAGCCTGAATGACTGCAGGCATATAGAAGAGCCAAAAACGTAATATGATCAGGAACAATCTCTTGGTTTTGCATCCTTCTGAAGAAATCAATGGCTTCCTTGCCATGACCATGCATCCCATAAGCATTGATCATGGTAGTCCATAAAATTAGACTTTTGTTTCTAACACAATTATATATGTTGTATGCATTCTTCAGATTTCCACAGCGGGCATACATATCAACAAGAGAGCTCGCAACAGATCCCTCCAAGATGAAGCCCTTCCTAGTAAAAAAACCGTGAATTTCTTTCCCTTTCATCAAAGCAGACAAACTAGCGGCAGCAGATAGTATACTTACAAGCGCTATGGCATCAGGTTCAACATTTGTTTCTTTCATGAAGTGACAAAGTTCAAGAGCCTCATTTGCAAGCCCATTATGAACATAACAAGATATCATACTTGTCCAAGACACAACATCTTTAGATTCAATCAATTTGAACATCTGATATGCGTAATCTATGTAACCACACTGGCCATATACATTGACAACTGCATTTTGCAAGACGAGATCAAATAAACCTCTCCTCGTAGCGTAACCATGAACTTCTTTTACCAAAGAAACACATTTCAAAGATTCGCAAGCCAGTAAAATGCTTTCTACCATCATTGCATCCACTTCCAGCCCTAACATTTGCACCTTCCGGCACAGTTCTAAGGCCCTTGTGTGACAATTGTTCTGAGCATAGCCAGCAATAATTGTTGTCCAAGAAATGAAGTCTTTATTTGGCATCTTGTCAAAAGCACGGCCCATCAAGTTCACACAACAACACTTAGCATACATATCTATCAGTGTGTTCCCAACCTGCAAATCAGAATCGAATCCATTTTTTATCGCATAAGCATGAGCTTCCATTCCTGAAAATAAACTTCCTAACCGACCAGATGCTGCAAGGATATTCAACAAAGAAACCTGGTCAGGTTTATGACCAATCCTCTGCATATCATGGAACAACAGCAGAGCTTCCTCATATAGTCCATTTTGGACAAAACCAGAGAGTAATGTATTCCATGAGACAATATCCTTGTCATCCAAGTCATTAAAAATCCTTGCAGCCTCATCCATTTTACCACACCTCACATACATTGCAAGCAGAGAATTCGCCACATAAATATCAAAACAATAATTCAGTTTCAACACAGCAGCATGAATCTCCATACCGAGTTTTCCACAAAAAGAATCCTCACACGCTTGAAGAGCAGCCACAAAAGTATACGTGTTCATGGCAAGTCCCACCTGCTGCATTTCTCGAAACAATCCCAACGCTTCAACGGACATCCCCTTTGCTGAATATGCTGAAATAATAGAATTCCATGACACAACATCCTCCTTTTCTTTCATACCATCAAACAATTTCCTCGCCGCACCAAGATCATTGCAGTTTGCATACATTGCAACTAGCGAGTTAACCACAAATGCTACATCATCATACCCACATTTGATAGCCAGGCCATGAATTTCTTCCCCACAACAGAGACTATCAACCGCAACACACGCTTTCAGTACACAAGGGAAAGTAAACGAATCAAGAGGAACCCCGAAAACCCTCATGTCACTATACATCTCAAGAGACTTTAAGGGCTCCCCATTTGTCGCACAAGCACCAATCATTGCATTCCAAGTGAAAATCGTTCTGTGAGACATTTTATCAAACACCTTCTGTGCATTCATAACGGAGCCACATTTCCCGTACATGTAAACAAGTTTGGTACTCAGAAACGCGGAGTCCCATACAGCACAGGATTTAATCAAATGGGCATGGATTTGCTGCCCTTCTGATAGAGCCTTCTTCTTTGCACAGAGCTCAAGGAGCGGCGAGTAAGCTCCATCTAAAGAAAGCTCGAGTGAACCATCAAGAGTTAGCAAGTTGCTGAGTGATTTAAAAGCTTCCCTGAGGCTGCCTTCATCGCAAACCTGCTTCAAGGAAGGTAATAATTTGGTGGGCTTTTCggagaatttgaagaaatggagAGCTGGGTTTAGCTGGGCTTTGTTCAACATGGGTCGGAATTGGACGGCAGAAACGTGTGGAGACGAAGTAGCCATTACAGTGCTATAGGGTAGGCTGTGCCATGAACAGTAGCAACTCAGACCTGTTTTGCTAACCAACTTGAACCGGTTGCTTTGTATCGATAACGAACTTGAACCAGTTACTTGTTCGGAAAACTATATCtctagaaaattacatataaccTCTTTTGCTTTTAAAAGTTTACACGTGTTGTTAGATTGGACGGTCGGATAAACTTAATGATAGACCACATGATTGAAAATCCACTCCAACCGAAGACAGCATTAGTCCGAAACAAAAGAACACTGTATGAAGCAATGAACAAAAATCGATTACTCGACACGCAATGTGATTCCGCAAATTCATTTAGGAAACTGCTCCAAGAGCTAAAAAAAACCTTTTATAGATCCATGATAATGAGGATGCAATAATAAACGATGGCTTCATTCAATCTCAAACTGTAAACAAACAAGACCTCCTAAATATTTCTTTGATACAAGAAAAAATACCAAGTTCTTTCATTTCCCAATCAACAAAAGAACCAGCTTCCTTCCTAATAAACCTCGTAGGAATTAGGAAAGAGAAGATTGTACAATTCACAAAAAGAAAAGGCCATTAAGTGCCGCCCAATTGCACTGTTCAAAAAGAATTATAGCCAAAAGGCACATGTTCAACCAATTAATCGTCCCACATTCAAACAGGGGACGGGTCATCACCACCCCATGGTCCCATTCCTGACAAGCTTTTCTGCTATACAACAACTTCATTACACACTGTTAGTCCTAGtccatctatttacatcaaaaCAAAAGACCTGTAGAGACTTGATGTTCATCGGGTGAAACGGCAAACATCCTCCCATTCATGCAAAAGCACAGCCTATCATTCTGCCTTCTCGATCAGATGCTCGACCTGTTGGGGCAAACATCCTGTTGTATACTTGTGTGGCTTCAACATTTAACATAAGCTTATGAGAGTTCTAGTGTTTTACTGTCAATCCTGTATAGTTTGGTCCTGCTTCTGTCCAGGCCAGCCCTGCAGTGGCACTTTCCCTCTTTCCATGCATTATGAAGTCACTTCCATTCTTTTCATTCATGAGGATGACTCATAAAACCCTTAAGGTCTCATTTAGAATCGATAGCTGTCCCGTGTGGTGAAGTTATGACACTTAAATGAGAACCTCTGATCATCACCCCTGAATAGCTTTCAAGCTCTCATCTTGCAGTGTCCATGAAAGCAAATGCCCGCCAGAATCACCACTTAGTAACTGCCTTAGGTCAACCGTAAGGTGAAGGGCAGTAACAGGATGCTTATGATACTTCAGTACCTTGTGGAGCACCAACTTGTACTCTGGAGCCTTATCACTGAGATTTAAACCAACCGTTCCATTGCTAGTTGACTTCTGTTGGGAACTCTCACGGTTGGAGTGGTGCACCATTTGCCACACCTTAACAGCCCCACTCTGATGACCCGTTACAAACCAGTTTGTATCCAGCCAATCAGAATATGTACTGCTTGTCACGGAAAGAATTGAATCAGAAGGCAGTTGGGACGTGTTAACCATTGCAAGGCAGTCCCCATTAATGCTCCAAACAGCAAGCAAAATCCCAGCTGCCGTCACAATATCCCCAGTCAAATCATTCACATAAATTGCAGATATCGGTGTTGGGAACTCAGGGAGCTGCCTAACAAAAACCAAGGAGCTGAGATCCCATATAACGACAGTGCAGTCATCTGATCCACTCACAATCAGCATGTAAGGCTGGCTAACATGAAGGCATGTGATTTTGGATGTGTGGGCACAAAGTGCCTTCTCCAGCTGTAAGCGTCTCATGACACGGGGACCATACTTGCTGATTCTCCAAACAGAAACTAGGCCATCATCAGCCCCAGTCACCAGAATCTGACCATCATGGCTCACACCAGTGCACTGAATCTGGTTTCCCCCATGAAGATTCTCATGTGTGGAGACCAGTCGATCTTGATCATAACTCATAATTCTCAAGCTACGATCAGGAAAACCCCACGCGACGTACTTGGTATATGTTCTTGGTTTTAGCAAACAATTTGTTCCTGCCACTAGGATTTTCTCATTGACAGTAACAATCTGAGTTATGGAAGACGTAGTCTTGCGGATCTCATGCGGAACAAGATGGTTCGAGTACTTGAGTGGATGAGGAAGCCTTCTGTCAACCTGCCTTTTGACATGGGGTTTGAGAAATAACTGTTTGGGTGTCTGCCCAAAATGATTAATTTGTGCTAGAATTGAGGCTTTCATGGCAGGATCTGTAACTGAGTCGATGTCCACACTGCCCTCATATGTGTAGTGATAAAAGACATTCACAGCTTCCTCAGCCGCCTGTAAGATAAGAATGAATTAGCACCAAAAGCAGGAATAAAAGGGAAATGAATTTAAGCGAAAGCTGTGGGATAGCAAAAACTGTGGAGTTAATTTGAAAACCAGAACCAAACATATTCTTTAAGGTAGCATTCCATAATGTCCACCTTAGTTTACTAAGTTGAACATTCAATGCCCGTTTGACTGCCAAAAGCACACAAGGATTTCATCATACAAATAGTTTAGGTTAAGGCATCTCTTTTAAGATATAAAGGATAAATCATCTTTTCCTCATGATATCTTTCAGCTGGGGCATTCTCTGGATGAGGTTTAATATTGGGTTCAGAAAGATGAACCCAAAACGATGCCACATATTCTTAGAGAACTTCCTGGTACTTGTGCAATCTGCATGCCTTTTATCTGCTTTTTAAATTTATTACTTGGAACTTTAATGGACTCTTTCAAAAGATTGAGAATGAGTTGCAAAGTGCCAAATGCATAAAGGTAATGACTGAGAAACATATAGATCATGATGGATCTTGATACCGACCTTCCCTCTTTGTTTATATCCAAAGATGAGATCTATCCAATGATGCAAGTTTTCTGAAACATAATCAGATTCCAGTGCCTCCCTATGCTTTCTGATGAACTCCCTAACACTGCCTTTAGCCCAAGGAGGTAAACCAACATCACCAACCTGAAATAGAAAACAAAGACGCAATTCATAAACAACATGAAATAGAAAATGAAGACACAAACTGTATTATTCTATAGTATGTGAATGATCCTTGTTTTCAATCAGCAATTGCATGGGAGCACACATTGGGACAGGAAGGACCACACACAGCAAAACCACTTCCCCAACCTTGAACATGTACACAACCTCCCTCTAAAATGTCCCACCACTTACATTGCTGCATTTTCAAAATTATATATTCACACTCAAAGTATGAAGAAACATTAAGCATCCAGGGTTGTACAAATATTCAACACTACGATATCAGTATATACTTTGTCCCCTGCAAAAAATTTAGGTTCGGTAATAGACTGTAGAACATGAAACAGAATCAAATATCTAGTAAGCATCAAAAAATCTGACCTTCTCTCCCGACTGTTTCTCTCCCAAATCCAGATTGAAACGATTTTCCAGGAATTCTGGCATGTAGAAAAATTCTGGAATCAACTCTTTCACATCTGATGTGTTTCCCTTTCCAGCTGCACTTAACCAAGTATCTCCAACACTATTGAAAAGACGATCAGCATGATCAAATTGACCTCCCTGTAGCTTCTGATTCTCAGCACTGAATGGTGGTAGGCGGAGAAGATAGAAGAGGACAATCCCAGCACTTGAATAATGTGAACCATAATGAAATTTTGGTACCTCTGGATCATCCCAGCTCTCATATCTAAGTAGAAAAACAGAGAATAGGAAATAGAAATAAGAATACAATACTAAGTAATAAGTAACATCcatatgaaaaatataaaaatgaaGTGGAAACCATAGAAGGGCAAAATCAATTATATAGAAATGCAACGAGAACGTCAATCAGTGAAAGTAAAAAAACAATAAGAACATAAAATGACTTTAAGAACAACTTCAAGTGTAAATGATGAAGGTGACCTTTTCCGGAATTCTTCTTCACCCTCTGGTGTTTGGCAACCCATCGGTTTTTCAAGTCTACGAAATGTTTTTGGATTCAATAAGTCCAGATTTTCACTCTCATAATCTGACAAAACCCATGGAAACACTGGATATTGGGTAAGATCACTGTATCCACGTCCTGCCAAGGTATTGAGATGCATGAGGTACTGAAAATTGCTTATTTCTCCATTTTGCCACCTTTTTGAAAAGGATTTAGCCACCGTCTTAAATAGACGGCTACCCTCGTTGCTTTCTTGTTTTGATGATCCTGAAATGGTTGTGTCCAACCTAATGCAAGGACGAGAATTACAAAGTCAAAAATTATGCATTTAAAAattcagaagatgaagaaaaagtATTGGGCCGACAACTATCAATACTCAAGTTAAACAATAACATAGGTAAACCTGCCATTCATATCTGCCTTGTCTCATGCTATGCAGTGGCATCATAAAATCCCCAAAAGACTCAGATAAAGAGAAGGCAGATGCACAAACACATTCAGAACTAacagaacacacacacacacgtctAAGAAACTCAAGATTCATACAATATTTTattagaaaatgaagaaaatgtcCAAAAGTTATGACAGCAACAAAATTTTGGGTTGCTTCTGAAAAaagagtggaaaaaaaaaagtataggcAATTGGAGACTTACATGCTATTCCTGGGAAGATTCATGGCCACTAGATTCTTAAAAACCTCCTCCCTCTCCTTTTTGTGGAACACCAGGAGATCATTACATCCATCCATGCTAAATATCTCAACAGCAACAGGACGCAGCTGGTAATCACGCTTCAACATTTCATGAACACTGTCAAGTTTCCACATGTGCCAAGGGTGAGGCAGGTTGCCACCAGTACACACTTTCTCCTTTCCCCATGCACCACCATTATAGGCCCATGCTCTTCCCCCAACCCAGGACTTAACAGCTGTGCCCCAAGATGAAGTTGACTTGGACTGGAAATCCATACTGCCATCCTTCTTTACCCCCAGAGCCTGATCAATAATAGAGAGGTCATCTTCGAATTCCTTTTCACAAATGCACCCAGATTCATCAATGAAAAAATTCTCAATCACATACAGAGAGAGCTCGCCTATCAAAAATATGCCATCATGTTTGTCAAGGCCTACAACTCGTTCACAGTTATATCGAAATCGTATCCTTTCAAAAGGTTGCAGATAAGGTCTGATTAGGTATTCTCCATTGTCATGGAGTTCCTTGTCTGGTTTATCATCTGTAACTTTGACATCATCAGTTCTTGCAGAAGAGGATTGCCATGGAGATCCTAGGTCAGATCTTCCTTGTATACTCTCATCTATGGGAAGAGACCCTGAACTAGACTTACCACCAAACTCAAGTGCAGAGTGTAGACTTGCTTCATTTATACTACTAGTTCTA is a genomic window containing:
- the LOC133739213 gene encoding pentatricopeptide repeat-containing protein At3g63370, chloroplastic, whose amino-acid sequence is MATSSPHVSAVQFRPMLNKAQLNPALHFFKFSEKPTKLLPSLKQVCDEGSLREAFKSLSNLLTLDGSLELSLDGAYSPLLELCAKKKALSEGQQIHAHLIKSCAVWDSAFLSTKLVYMYGKCGSVMNAQKVFDKMSHRTIFTWNAMIGACATNGEPLKSLEMYSDMRVFGVPLDSFTFPCVLKACVAVDSLCCGEEIHGLAIKCGYDDVAFVVNSLVAMYANCNDLGAARKLFDGMKEKEDVVSWNSIISAYSAKGMSVEALGLFREMQQVGLAMNTYTFVAALQACEDSFCGKLGMEIHAAVLKLNYCFDIYVANSLLAMYVRCGKMDEAARIFNDLDDKDIVSWNTLLSGFVQNGLYEEALLLFHDMQRIGHKPDQVSLLNILAASGRLGSLFSGMEAHAYAIKNGFDSDLQVGNTLIDMYAKCCCVNLMGRAFDKMPNKDFISWTTIIAGYAQNNCHTRALELCRKVQMLGLEVDAMMVESILLACESLKCVSLVKEVHGYATRRGLFDLVLQNAVVNVYGQCGYIDYAYQMFKLIESKDVVSWTSMISCYVHNGLANEALELCHFMKETNVEPDAIALVSILSAAASLSALMKGKEIHGFFTRKGFILEGSVASSLVDMYARCGNLKNAYNIYNCVRNKSLILWTTMINAYGMHGHGKEAIDFFRRMQNQEIVPDHITFLALLYACSHSGLIDEGKGLFEIMIHEYQLDPWPEHFACMVDLLGRANRLEEAYHFVNSMESQPTAEVWCALLGACRVHSNKGLEEIAAKKILELGTKNPGNYVLVSNIFAARGRWEHVEEVRIKMKVIGLKKNPGCSWIEAGKKVHTFTARDKSHPQSNEIYQKLAQITETLEREAGYVAQTKCVLQNVEEEEKIQMLYGHSERLAIAYGLLKIPEGTPIRITKNLRVCMDCHTFTKLVSKVFRRVLVVRDANRFHHFEDGKCSCGDFW